In Crinalium epipsammum PCC 9333, the genomic window TTGTAGTTAGAAATTTGGAAATCTTTAAATCTACCTAAACCTGTCCTAGAATCCATGATGAAATTTAATAGTACCCAGCCTTGAGGATGTAAAACCTCATCCATAGCAAATTTGGCTGAGTCAGCTTTATCAACCGCTACCATCATTTCCTGGGAAATCTCAGGAAACTTATCTTGACCACCAAAATAATCATAAACCACCCTAGCGGCTGAAGGAGCATTTGGATCAATAATGTAGCTGTCTTTAAGAATTGGGTTTCTGATAGTTTCACTTAAATGGTGATCGAAGGCTAAACCAACACCTTCTACATAAGGTAAATTGGTAGTAATATCTTGATCTGTAATTTCAATCTTGCCATCCTGCATATCTTTGGGATGAACAAATTTTATTTCATTAATAAGATTTAAACTTTTTAATAAAACTGCACAAACAAGACCGTCAAAATCACTTCTAGTAACTAATCTATATTGTTTGTCGGTGAGTAGCATAGAATTTTTTTCCAAAACAGAATTTCAAGAAAGCTTTGCTTGAATAGCCTTCTAACTAATTGTAAAACAGGTATAACAAAATGCCCTTAACTCAGTTTTCCCAAATTTCTGCTTGAATCCACACTGATAAGTAGAGTAATCTTAGTCATTGATAATTGATAAGCTATGTCTACAACTGAACCCTTAATTTCCAACCCTGAACCCGCGATCGCCAATTCTCAACCCCCACTTGCAGGCAAAACTATTTTGGTTACCCGATCAGCAGGACAGTCAAACCAATTTAGCGATCGCCTGAAGCGAGAAGGCGCTATGGTGATTGAAATGCCTACTCTAGAAATTGGTCATCCTTCTAGCTGGGAAGCCTTGGATAGTGCGATCGCTAACCTCAACACTTTCGACTGGCTAATTCTCACTTCCGCCAATGGCGTAGAGTATTTTTTTGAAAGACTAGGGGCGCAAGGTATATATACTTATGCCTTAGCTAATCTCAAAATTGCCGTAGTTGGTAAAAAAACAGCCGCATATCTAAAACAGCATGGTTTACAAGCTGATTTTATTCCGCCAGATTTTATAGCAGATTCCTTAGTAGAAAACTTTCCAGAACAATTAGCAGGTAAAAAAGTTTTATTTCCTAGAGTGGAAACAGGCGGGAGAGAACTTTTAGTTAAACAATTAACAGCTATTGGTGCAGAAGTTGTAGAAGTAGCAGCTTATGAGTCTCGATGTCCCC contains:
- a CDS encoding uroporphyrinogen-III synthase, with translation MSTTEPLISNPEPAIANSQPPLAGKTILVTRSAGQSNQFSDRLKREGAMVIEMPTLEIGHPSSWEALDSAIANLNTFDWLILTSANGVEYFFERLGAQGIYTYALANLKIAVVGKKTAAYLKQHGLQADFIPPDFIADSLVENFPEQLAGKKVLFPRVETGGRELLVKQLTAIGAEVVEVAAYESRCPQEISHEALEALQRQQVDIITFASSKTVKNFYQLVEQNGGVSLNGVAIASIGPQTSETCHQLLGKVDLESREYTLEGLTQAIIQWAKPLNIV
- a CDS encoding exopolyphosphatase-like protein, whose amino-acid sequence is MLLTDKQYRLVTRSDFDGLVCAVLLKSLNLINEIKFVHPKDMQDGKIEITDQDITTNLPYVEGVGLAFDHHLSETIRNPILKDSYIIDPNAPSAARVVYDYFGGQDKFPEISQEMMVAVDKADSAKFAMDEVLHPQGWVLLNFIMDSRTGLGRFKDFQISNYNLMMQLIEYCKNHSIDEILNLPDVKERVELYFEQEEKFKEQIKRCSTVYGKLVVLDLRNEEVIYAGNRFMIYGLFPDCNISMHVMWGLKKQNVVFAVGKSIFDRSSQTNIGELMLKYGGGGHANAGTCQVAVDVAEETLKSLVSEINAEGENPTP